In one Bacillus mesophilus genomic region, the following are encoded:
- the spoVAC gene encoding stage V sporulation protein AC, whose amino-acid sequence MAADSKLKKDYLNQIKGFQPRTPYISNCIKAFLVGGLICTIGQVIQNFFIHFFNFTKDTAASPTIATLVLISALLTGFGVYDKIGQFAGAGSAIPVTGFANSMTSAALEHRSEGIVLGIATNMFKLAGSVIVFGVVAAYVIGVVRYCIKLFFF is encoded by the coding sequence ATGGCAGCTGATTCGAAACTGAAAAAAGATTATCTTAATCAAATAAAGGGATTTCAACCGAGGACTCCCTATATCTCAAATTGCATTAAAGCCTTTCTAGTTGGCGGATTGATTTGTACAATTGGTCAGGTCATTCAGAATTTCTTCATCCATTTTTTCAATTTCACGAAGGATACAGCAGCTAGCCCAACGATTGCCACGTTAGTACTAATTTCAGCTTTGTTAACTGGCTTCGGTGTATATGACAAGATTGGGCAGTTTGCAGGTGCAGGCTCTGCTATACCTGTTACAGGATTTGCAAATTCGATGACAAGTGCCGCCTTAGAGCACCGGAGTGAGGGAATTGTGCTTGGAATTGCAACAAATATGTTCAAACTAGCAGGTAGTGTGATCGTGTTTGGTGTCGTGGCTGCGTATGTAATAGGTGTGGTCCGATACTGTATCAAACTCTTCTTTTTCTAA
- the spoVAD gene encoding stage V sporulation protein AD — MRLTGGQTWNFQNDLYVQSVGTAVGPTEGAGPLGEYFDFCHQDLYCSQQNWEMAERHLMTQAIDTCLSKANMTSKEVDLLLAGDLLNQNITANYVARSRAIPFLCMFGACSTSMETLAVGSALIDGGFANSIVAATSSHNATAERQFRYPTEYGGQKPDTATFTVTGGGAILVSKEPSSVKITSATIGRVTDYGVKNPYDMGSAMAPAAADTIQQHLKDLNRTPEDYDLIVTGDLSSIGSPILRELLKEEEIDISGIHNDCGLMIYRPDQEVFAGGSGCACSAVVTYGYLLNQLKEKKYKRILVVATGALLSPVMIQQKETIPTIAHGVVFEAV, encoded by the coding sequence ATGAGACTAACTGGAGGCCAAACGTGGAATTTCCAAAATGATCTATACGTACAATCAGTAGGCACCGCGGTGGGACCAACCGAGGGAGCGGGTCCATTAGGAGAGTACTTTGATTTCTGTCATCAGGACTTATATTGCTCACAACAAAATTGGGAAATGGCAGAACGCCATTTAATGACTCAAGCGATCGATACCTGCTTATCTAAAGCAAATATGACTTCAAAAGAAGTTGATTTACTCTTAGCGGGGGACTTATTAAATCAAAATATTACAGCAAACTATGTAGCCAGGTCTAGGGCCATTCCTTTCTTATGTATGTTTGGAGCATGCTCTACCTCAATGGAAACGTTGGCAGTTGGTTCTGCGCTTATTGACGGAGGTTTTGCCAACTCCATTGTTGCTGCAACGAGTAGTCATAATGCAACAGCGGAGCGGCAATTTCGTTACCCAACTGAATATGGTGGCCAAAAGCCAGATACAGCCACTTTTACGGTAACAGGTGGGGGCGCCATTTTGGTTAGCAAAGAGCCTAGTTCAGTCAAGATAACTAGTGCAACAATAGGAAGGGTCACCGACTATGGTGTGAAGAATCCTTACGATATGGGATCTGCTATGGCACCTGCTGCAGCCGATACCATCCAGCAGCATCTTAAGGATCTTAATCGTACCCCCGAAGATTATGACTTAATAGTAACGGGGGATTTATCATCCATCGGTTCTCCTATTCTTCGGGAGTTGCTAAAAGAAGAAGAGATAGATATATCAGGTATTCATAACGATTGTGGATTAATGATTTACCGTCCAGATCAAGAGGTGTTTGCAGGTGGAAGTGGATGTGCATGTTCAGCCGTGGTGACCTACGGTTACTTGTTAAATCAGCTAAAGGAAAAAAAATATAAAAGAATATTAGTAGTTGCAACAGGTGCGTTGTTAAGTCCGGTAATGATTCAGCAAAAAGAAACGATTCCTACCATCGCACACGGTGTCGTTTTCGAAGCAGTATAG